Proteins encoded in a region of the Rhodococcus sp. SBT000017 genome:
- a CDS encoding trans-acting enoyl reductase family protein, with translation MNSPASDSTIGPDRTHDIVVYGVTGFVGKLTAKYLAEHAPADTRIALAGRSRSRVEAARKDLGSRAQQWSVLEADATDVASLKAMARSTKVVITTVGPYAKYGLELATACAEAGTDYVDLTGEVLFARESIDTNHEIAQRTGARIVHSCGFDSIPSDIGVHALYEAVTADNAGELTDTTLVVTSMSGGVSGGTIDSLRGQIEAMKKDKRARRIAARPYSLSPDRGLEPQLGRQLDTVLIDGKKIDPSLRGWKAPFVMASYNTRVVRRTNALRDWAYGKQFRYSEVMSVGSSFASPVLAGALSAGLFVGVSAMTVLPGKVLDRILPKPGTGPSEKAREKGHFTVDLYTLTTSGARYRARVKASGDPGYKATAVMLAESALALVHGGDALPKASGVLTPATAIGDVLVDRLNAAGMEIWAKRN, from the coding sequence ATGAACTCGCCTGCATCCGACTCGACCATCGGCCCCGATCGCACTCACGACATCGTCGTCTACGGCGTCACCGGCTTCGTCGGGAAATTGACGGCCAAGTACCTCGCCGAGCACGCACCGGCCGACACCCGGATCGCCCTCGCAGGGCGCTCGAGGTCGCGGGTGGAAGCTGCGCGGAAGGATCTGGGCTCGAGGGCTCAGCAGTGGTCCGTACTCGAGGCCGACGCCACCGACGTCGCATCGCTCAAGGCCATGGCCCGATCGACCAAGGTCGTCATCACGACCGTCGGTCCCTACGCCAAGTACGGCTTGGAATTGGCAACCGCGTGTGCCGAGGCCGGGACGGATTACGTCGACCTCACGGGCGAGGTGCTGTTCGCTCGCGAGAGCATCGACACCAACCACGAGATCGCTCAGCGCACCGGGGCTCGCATCGTCCACTCGTGCGGCTTCGATTCCATTCCGTCCGACATCGGCGTGCACGCCCTGTACGAGGCAGTGACCGCGGACAATGCCGGTGAGCTGACCGACACGACCCTGGTGGTCACGTCGATGTCCGGCGGGGTCAGCGGCGGCACCATCGACTCGCTGCGCGGGCAGATCGAAGCGATGAAGAAGGACAAGCGGGCCCGACGCATCGCCGCGCGGCCGTACTCGCTCAGTCCCGATCGCGGCCTCGAGCCGCAGCTCGGCCGTCAGCTCGACACCGTGCTGATCGACGGCAAGAAGATCGACCCGAGCCTGCGTGGCTGGAAAGCACCGTTCGTGATGGCCTCGTACAACACACGAGTCGTCCGGCGCACCAACGCACTTCGCGACTGGGCCTACGGAAAGCAGTTCCGCTACAGCGAGGTGATGAGTGTCGGCTCGTCGTTCGCCAGCCCCGTCCTCGCCGGCGCCTTGTCTGCGGGGCTGTTCGTCGGTGTGTCCGCCATGACGGTGCTTCCGGGCAAGGTGCTCGACCGCATTCTGCCCAAGCCGGGCACCGGCCCCAGTGAAAAAGCCCGGGAGAAGGGACATTTCACGGTCGACCTGTACACCCTCACCACCTCCGGCGCGCGCTACCGGGCGCGGGTCAAGGCCTCGGGTGACCCCGGCTACAAGGCCACCGCGGTCATGCTGGCGGAGTCGGCACTCGCGCTCGTGCACGGCGGCGATGCCCTGCCCAAGGCCAGCGGAGTTCTCACGCCCGCCACCGCGATCGGCGACGTCCTCGTCGATCGTCTCAACGCCGCCGGAATGGAGATCTGGGCCAAGCGGAACTGA
- a CDS encoding OsmC family protein — protein MPNHNYGLTVNWTGNRGVGTTGAAAYDRDHIVSAPGKPDLHASSDPSFRGDPERWNPEEMLVASLSSCHMLWYLGLAAASGVVVTGYTDSPTGVMTEQSDGSGQFVEVTLAPVVTVVDPSMVPRAEKLHASASSKCFIARSVNFPVRHTPTTEVAS, from the coding sequence GTGCCGAACCACAACTACGGACTCACGGTGAACTGGACGGGCAACCGCGGCGTCGGTACCACCGGCGCCGCAGCCTACGACCGCGATCACATCGTCTCGGCGCCCGGGAAGCCGGACCTGCACGCAAGCTCCGATCCGAGCTTTCGGGGCGATCCCGAACGCTGGAATCCCGAGGAGATGCTCGTCGCCTCACTGTCGAGTTGCCACATGCTGTGGTACCTCGGGCTCGCTGCAGCATCGGGCGTGGTCGTCACCGGATACACCGACTCCCCCACCGGAGTGATGACCGAACAATCCGATGGTTCGGGTCAGTTCGTCGAGGTCACATTGGCTCCGGTCGTGACCGTCGTCGACCCGTCGATGGTGCCGCGCGCCGAGAAGCTGCACGCGTCCGCATCGTCGAAGTGCTTCATCGCGCGATCGGTCAATTTCCCGGTGCGGCACACCCCGACGACAGAGGTGGCGTCATGA
- a CDS encoding nucleoside hydrolase, with translation MTVPLIVDVDTGIDDSLALLYLLASEDAEILGIASTAGNVPVNQVAANNLAWLDLCRADDVEVSLGAQVPLVAPLMTTEDTHGPQGIGYAELPVSTRPLSDRDATTMWVELVRSRPGEITGLVTGPLTNLALAIRRDPELPRLLKRLVLMGGAFQHQGNTTPTSEWNIAVDPEAAAEVFSAFSGLPPERYPVVCALDVTETIEMTPEHIRRLAARAGSLPVESISTDDAPGVRSIASNPIVRHFSDAVRFYMEFHRDHDQGFLAHMHDPFAAAVAVQPDIARYRHATVDVELVGTLTRGTTVADWRGMWGKAPNAAIVTHTDPEAFFDRLIERVGALAARLYPASPAAETESGIERVE, from the coding sequence ATGACCGTCCCTTTGATCGTCGACGTGGACACCGGAATCGACGATTCTCTGGCGCTGCTGTACCTGCTGGCCAGCGAGGATGCCGAGATCCTCGGCATCGCATCCACCGCGGGCAACGTCCCGGTCAACCAGGTTGCCGCGAACAATCTCGCCTGGCTCGACCTGTGCCGCGCAGACGATGTCGAGGTCTCGCTCGGCGCACAGGTACCCCTCGTGGCACCGCTGATGACCACCGAGGACACTCACGGGCCGCAGGGCATCGGCTACGCGGAGCTTCCGGTGTCGACGCGGCCGCTGTCCGACCGGGACGCCACCACGATGTGGGTGGAGCTGGTTCGCTCGCGGCCGGGCGAGATCACCGGGCTGGTGACCGGCCCGCTGACCAATCTCGCTCTCGCGATCCGTCGGGATCCCGAGCTACCTCGACTGCTGAAGCGACTGGTGTTGATGGGCGGCGCATTTCAGCACCAGGGCAACACGACACCGACCAGCGAGTGGAACATCGCCGTCGACCCGGAGGCCGCCGCAGAAGTGTTCTCGGCCTTCTCGGGACTACCGCCGGAACGGTATCCCGTCGTCTGCGCGCTCGACGTCACCGAGACCATCGAAATGACCCCCGAGCACATCCGTCGGCTGGCCGCGCGAGCGGGAAGCCTTCCGGTGGAGTCGATCTCCACCGACGACGCACCGGGTGTTCGGTCGATCGCGTCGAACCCGATCGTTCGGCACTTCTCCGACGCGGTGCGGTTCTACATGGAGTTCCATCGCGATCACGATCAGGGTTTCCTGGCGCACATGCACGATCCCTTCGCGGCAGCGGTGGCCGTGCAACCGGACATAGCCAGGTATCGACATGCGACCGTCGACGTCGAACTAGTCGGAACCCTCACCCGCGGAACGACCGTCGCGGACTGGCGCGGGATGTGGGGAAAGGCCCCCAACGCGGCGATCGTCACGCACACCGATCCCGAGGCGTTCTTCGACCGACTGATCGAACGGGTCGGAGCACTCGCCGCCCGGCTCTACCCCGCGTCGCCTGCGGCCGAAACGGAGTCAGGAATCGAACGCGTCGAGTAG
- the meaB gene encoding methylmalonyl Co-A mutase-associated GTPase MeaB → MNSPNKGRAIDIDAVVESVRANERSGLARAITLVESTRSDHRDLAQQLLLRVLPDAGGSHRVGITGVPGVGKSTFIDALGMRLIEKGHRVAVLAVDPSSTRTGGSILGDKTRMSRLAVQENAYIRPSPTSGTLGGVARATRETIVLLEAAGFDVILVETVGVGQSEVTVANMVDCFTFLTLARTGDQLQGIKKGVLELADLVAVNKADGKHATDAKNAARELAGALRLIYPHDAIWKPPVLTMSAIEGTGLDEYWDTVLRHQQVLSDAGEFAEKRRKQQVDWTWTMVNDQLLRRLAQNPSVKAIRGDVEARVRDGSLTAALAAQELLDAFDS, encoded by the coding sequence ATGAACTCTCCGAACAAGGGCCGCGCCATCGACATCGACGCGGTTGTGGAGTCGGTCCGAGCGAACGAACGATCCGGTCTGGCCCGTGCCATCACCCTGGTCGAGTCCACCCGCTCGGATCATCGTGACCTGGCTCAGCAGTTGCTGTTGCGGGTGTTGCCCGACGCAGGCGGCTCCCATCGGGTCGGCATCACCGGAGTGCCGGGCGTCGGCAAGTCGACGTTCATCGACGCGCTGGGGATGCGGTTGATCGAGAAGGGGCACCGGGTCGCGGTGCTCGCCGTCGATCCGTCGTCGACGCGTACCGGTGGTTCCATCCTGGGTGACAAGACCCGGATGTCGCGGCTCGCGGTGCAGGAGAACGCATACATTCGGCCGTCCCCGACGTCGGGAACTCTGGGCGGGGTCGCACGCGCGACGCGGGAGACGATCGTGCTCCTCGAAGCGGCAGGCTTCGACGTCATTCTGGTGGAGACGGTGGGCGTCGGGCAGTCCGAGGTGACGGTCGCGAACATGGTCGACTGCTTCACGTTCCTCACACTCGCGCGCACCGGAGATCAGTTGCAGGGCATCAAGAAGGGCGTTCTCGAGCTCGCCGATCTGGTGGCCGTCAACAAGGCCGACGGCAAGCACGCGACCGACGCGAAGAACGCGGCGCGGGAGTTGGCGGGGGCGCTGCGGCTGATCTACCCGCACGATGCGATCTGGAAGCCTCCGGTGTTGACCATGAGTGCCATCGAGGGCACCGGACTCGACGAGTACTGGGATACCGTGCTGCGGCACCAGCAAGTACTCAGCGACGCAGGCGAATTCGCGGAGAAGCGCCGCAAGCAGCAGGTCGATTGGACCTGGACGATGGTCAACGACCAACTGCTGCGCAGGCTGGCGCAGAATCCTTCCGTCAAGGCGATTCGCGGCGACGTCGAAGCCCGTGTGCGCGACGGTTCTCTGACGGCCGCATTGGCCGCCCAGGAGCTACTCGACGCGTTCGATTCCTGA
- the scpA gene encoding methylmalonyl-CoA mutase, whose amino-acid sequence MNNDERRISHTIGSFAEVPLVDPDEPTPTPPSAEDVTAHVQQGAKANFYTPEQVVWSTPEGIDVKPVFTEADRAAAEAEGYPLHSYPGAPPFLRGPYPTMYVNQPWTIRQYAGFSTAAESNAFYRRNLAAGQKGLSVAFDLATHRGYDSDHPRVQGDVGMAGVAIDSIYDMRQLFDGIDLGSVSVSMTMNGAVLPILALYVAAAEEQGVGPEKLAGTIQNDILKEFMVRNTYIYPPKPSMRIISDIFAYTSEKMPKYNSISISGYHIQEAGATADLELAYTLADGVEYIRAGLDAGMDIDTFAPRLSFFWAIGMNFFMEVAKLRAGRLLWAELVQQFEPKSAKSRSLRTHSQTSGWSLTAQDVFNNVARTCVEAMAATQGHTQSLHTNALDEALALPTDFSARIARNTQLLIAQESNTVRPIDPWGGSHYVEWLTHQLANRARAHIAEVEEAGGMAQAIGEGIPKLRIEEAAARTQARIDSGRQPLVGVNKYVPDEPDTIEVLKVENSKVRREQIEKLERLRAERDTAEVEAALANLTRAAASDQPGMENNLLALAIDAARKMATVGEISDALEKVYGRHQAEIRTISGVYRDEAGKSENITRATALVEQFAEDEGRRPRVLVCKMGQDGHDRGQKVIATAFADIGFDVDVGPLFQTPEEVARQAADNDVHVVGVSSLAAGHLTLVPALRQALADVGREDIMIVVGGVIPPGDFDELYAAGAAAIFPPGTVIADAAIGLVEKLSVALGHAPREANA is encoded by the coding sequence ATGAACAACGACGAGCGCAGAATCTCGCACACCATCGGAAGTTTCGCCGAGGTGCCACTGGTCGATCCCGACGAGCCGACCCCGACGCCGCCGTCGGCCGAGGACGTCACCGCCCATGTGCAGCAGGGTGCGAAGGCCAACTTCTACACGCCCGAGCAGGTGGTGTGGTCCACCCCCGAGGGCATCGACGTCAAGCCGGTGTTCACCGAGGCAGATCGTGCCGCCGCCGAGGCCGAGGGCTACCCGCTGCACAGCTACCCGGGCGCACCGCCGTTCCTGCGCGGGCCGTATCCCACGATGTACGTCAACCAGCCGTGGACGATCCGGCAGTACGCCGGCTTCTCCACGGCGGCCGAGTCCAACGCGTTCTATCGTCGGAACCTCGCGGCCGGCCAGAAGGGTCTGTCGGTGGCGTTCGACCTGGCCACTCACCGCGGCTACGACTCCGATCACCCCCGAGTGCAGGGTGACGTCGGAATGGCCGGAGTCGCCATCGATTCCATCTACGACATGCGGCAACTGTTCGACGGCATCGACCTGGGCAGCGTCTCGGTCTCGATGACCATGAACGGTGCGGTGCTGCCGATCCTGGCGCTGTACGTCGCGGCCGCCGAGGAGCAGGGCGTCGGGCCGGAGAAGCTCGCCGGCACCATCCAGAACGACATTCTCAAAGAGTTCATGGTGCGCAACACCTACATCTACCCGCCCAAGCCTTCGATGCGCATCATCTCGGACATCTTCGCGTACACCAGCGAGAAGATGCCCAAGTACAACTCGATCTCCATCTCCGGCTACCACATCCAAGAAGCCGGTGCCACAGCGGATCTCGAACTCGCGTACACCCTCGCGGACGGTGTCGAGTACATCCGGGCCGGTCTGGATGCGGGCATGGACATCGACACGTTCGCACCGCGACTGTCCTTCTTCTGGGCTATCGGAATGAACTTCTTCATGGAGGTCGCCAAGCTGCGGGCCGGGCGTCTGCTGTGGGCCGAGCTCGTCCAGCAGTTCGAGCCCAAAAGCGCCAAATCCCGATCACTGCGCACGCATTCGCAGACGTCGGGTTGGTCGTTGACGGCACAGGACGTGTTCAACAACGTCGCCCGCACCTGCGTGGAGGCGATGGCGGCCACCCAGGGCCACACCCAGTCGCTGCACACCAACGCCCTCGACGAGGCACTCGCCCTGCCGACCGACTTCTCGGCACGCATCGCCCGCAATACCCAGCTGCTCATCGCACAGGAGTCCAACACCGTGCGCCCGATCGACCCGTGGGGCGGCTCGCACTATGTCGAATGGCTCACCCATCAGCTTGCGAACCGGGCTCGGGCACACATCGCCGAGGTCGAGGAAGCAGGCGGCATGGCTCAGGCCATCGGCGAGGGCATCCCCAAGCTGCGCATCGAGGAGGCGGCGGCCCGCACCCAGGCGCGCATCGACTCCGGCCGTCAGCCCCTCGTCGGCGTCAACAAGTACGTGCCCGACGAGCCCGACACCATCGAGGTGCTCAAGGTCGAGAACTCCAAGGTTCGGCGCGAGCAGATCGAGAAGCTCGAGCGACTGCGAGCCGAGCGGGACACCGCCGAGGTCGAGGCCGCTCTGGCGAACCTGACCAGAGCTGCGGCGTCGGACCAGCCGGGCATGGAGAACAACCTGCTGGCCCTCGCCATCGACGCGGCGCGCAAGATGGCCACCGTCGGCGAGATCTCCGACGCGCTCGAGAAGGTCTACGGGCGCCATCAGGCCGAAATCCGGACAATCAGTGGTGTGTACCGCGACGAGGCAGGCAAATCCGAGAACATCACCCGCGCCACCGCGCTGGTCGAGCAGTTCGCCGAGGACGAGGGCCGTCGCCCTCGCGTCCTGGTGTGCAAGATGGGTCAGGACGGGCACGACCGCGGCCAGAAGGTCATCGCCACGGCATTCGCGGACATCGGCTTCGACGTGGACGTCGGCCCGCTGTTCCAGACGCCCGAGGAAGTGGCCCGTCAGGCCGCCGACAACGACGTTCACGTCGTCGGAGTGTCGTCACTGGCAGCAGGCCATCTGACGCTGGTGCCCGCCTTGCGACAGGCCTTGGCCGACGTCGGGCGCGAGGACATCATGATCGTCGTCGGTGGCGTCATCCCGCCCGGCGATTTCGACGAGCTCTACGCGGCGGGCGCCGCGGCGATCTTCCCTCCGGGCACTGTGATCGCCGACGCGGCGATCGGGCTGGTGGAGAAGCTGTCCGTTGCGCTCGGACATGCACCACGCGAGGCCAACGCCTGA
- the mutA gene encoding methylmalonyl-CoA mutase small subunit, with product MSIASHEDAARSAHAAWQKAVAGVLAKSRRVEVADLPADAEHLLDSTTYDGITVSPLYTAFDERPEAPLPGQFPYLRGRDPHRDVNAGWKVCTRHGSVRGADDASILNTQILDSLSNGTSALWLTVGDGGVDPTALPEVLRGVFLELAPLTLDARGDASAAAAAVFGVLDSADIDERAAVDVRLGVSTLTAGLGGAESIEMTEALELVRESIGRAETVRAITVDGTVFHNLGGGDAQELGAAIAAGLEYLRSMTDAGIGISDALRQIEFRFSATDDQFQTIAKFRAARTLWARIAQVCGAPDAGDAPQHAVTSEAMMSQRDPWVNMLRTTLASFGAGVGGADSVTVLPFDAALGGGAAGVSKTFAARIARNTQLLLLEEAHLGRVLDPGAGSWYIEELTAAVAAKAWEFFQTIEASGGFRAAVDDGSLVAAIEKTRAERDSDIAHRVTPLTGVNEFPNLAEAPLSPERTAPQGSTTVYRYGRAFESLRDRSDAYLAEHDSRPTVLLVPLGSVAEHNVRTTFASNLLASGGIEAVNPGPLTVDAVAGAVEASGAHTVVVCGTDKRYADEAATAVDALRAAGVTQVLLAGPEKIFTGIEGTSRPDGFLTAKVDAVAVLTELLDTLGA from the coding sequence GTGTCCATCGCGTCGCACGAAGATGCCGCACGCAGCGCTCATGCGGCCTGGCAGAAGGCAGTGGCCGGTGTCCTGGCCAAATCTCGTCGGGTCGAGGTGGCCGATCTGCCCGCCGATGCCGAACATCTGCTCGATTCCACGACGTACGACGGGATCACCGTGTCCCCGCTGTACACCGCGTTCGACGAGCGACCGGAAGCTCCGCTGCCCGGGCAGTTTCCCTACCTGCGGGGCCGCGACCCCCACCGCGACGTCAACGCGGGATGGAAGGTGTGCACCCGCCACGGCTCGGTACGCGGCGCCGACGACGCGTCGATACTCAATACCCAGATACTCGATTCGCTCTCCAACGGCACCAGCGCCCTGTGGTTGACGGTCGGCGACGGTGGCGTCGACCCCACTGCTCTGCCGGAGGTTCTGCGTGGGGTGTTTCTCGAGCTCGCACCGCTGACGCTCGATGCGCGCGGGGACGCGTCCGCAGCGGCAGCCGCGGTGTTCGGGGTACTCGATTCGGCCGATATCGACGAGCGCGCCGCAGTCGACGTCCGGCTCGGCGTGTCCACTCTCACAGCGGGGTTGGGCGGAGCCGAGTCGATCGAGATGACCGAGGCGCTCGAGTTGGTTCGTGAGTCGATCGGTCGCGCCGAGACGGTTCGTGCGATCACGGTGGACGGCACCGTGTTCCACAATCTCGGTGGCGGCGACGCACAGGAGCTCGGCGCGGCGATCGCCGCAGGACTCGAGTATCTCCGGTCCATGACCGATGCCGGTATCGGCATCTCGGATGCCCTGCGACAAATCGAGTTCCGGTTCTCCGCCACCGACGACCAGTTCCAGACCATCGCCAAGTTCCGGGCCGCTCGCACGCTGTGGGCGCGGATCGCGCAGGTGTGCGGAGCTCCCGACGCCGGTGACGCTCCTCAGCATGCGGTGACCTCGGAAGCAATGATGTCGCAGCGGGATCCGTGGGTGAACATGCTGCGGACCACGCTGGCGTCGTTCGGAGCGGGAGTGGGCGGTGCCGATTCGGTGACCGTGCTCCCGTTCGATGCGGCACTCGGCGGCGGCGCAGCCGGGGTGTCGAAGACGTTCGCGGCCCGCATCGCCCGAAACACCCAGCTGCTGCTGCTCGAAGAAGCGCATCTCGGACGGGTCCTGGATCCGGGTGCCGGGTCCTGGTACATCGAAGAACTGACAGCAGCGGTCGCCGCGAAGGCCTGGGAGTTCTTCCAGACCATCGAAGCGTCGGGAGGATTCCGCGCCGCCGTCGACGACGGTTCGCTCGTGGCCGCGATCGAGAAGACTCGCGCCGAACGCGATTCCGACATCGCTCACCGAGTGACCCCGCTGACGGGCGTCAACGAATTTCCCAACCTGGCCGAGGCTCCGCTGAGTCCCGAACGAACCGCGCCGCAGGGGTCGACAACGGTGTATCGATACGGCCGGGCATTCGAGTCGCTGCGAGACAGGTCGGATGCCTATCTGGCCGAGCACGATTCGCGCCCCACAGTGCTCCTGGTGCCGCTGGGCAGCGTCGCCGAACACAACGTCCGAACGACATTCGCGTCGAACCTGTTGGCGTCGGGCGGTATCGAGGCGGTCAACCCCGGTCCCCTGACCGTGGACGCCGTTGCCGGGGCAGTGGAGGCGTCTGGAGCTCACACCGTCGTGGTGTGCGGCACCGACAAGCGATACGCCGACGAGGCCGCCACTGCGGTGGACGCGCTCCGGGCAGCGGGCGTCACGCAGGTTCTGCTCGCCGGCCCCGAGAAGATCTTCACCGGCATCGAGGGCACCTCGCGTCCCGATGGATTCCTGACCGCGAAAGTCGACGCCGTCGCAGTGCTGACCGAACTTCTCGACACCCTGGGAGCCTGA
- a CDS encoding TVP38/TMEM64 family protein: MTRHLRDVRLIALLAVIAVFALVAVFAPHPTVEQIREWGTSVGPAFPLVFFGVHAIVTVAPVPRTLFTLSAGVLFGPLTGLAVTIGASTVSAILALLLVRAIGREAVAARMSHSALDSVDESLRRRGWLAVGSLRLIAPVPFSLVNYACGVSAVRPVPFALATAVGMLPGTLGIVVIGGAIGGETHPALLVLSAVCIAIGLSGLVVDWRLSRGSRSEPAPAGGRQVGNLDSDESSLEA; the protein is encoded by the coding sequence GTGACCCGGCACCTGCGTGACGTTCGACTGATCGCGCTGCTGGCGGTGATTGCCGTCTTCGCTCTGGTAGCGGTGTTCGCACCCCATCCGACTGTCGAACAGATTCGTGAGTGGGGCACCTCCGTCGGCCCGGCATTCCCGCTCGTGTTCTTCGGCGTGCACGCGATCGTGACCGTAGCGCCCGTCCCGAGGACCTTGTTCACGCTCAGTGCAGGAGTGCTGTTCGGGCCCCTGACCGGTCTGGCGGTCACCATCGGCGCGTCGACGGTCAGCGCGATTCTGGCGCTGCTGTTGGTCCGTGCGATCGGTCGCGAAGCCGTGGCGGCGCGGATGTCGCACTCGGCTCTCGATTCGGTGGACGAGAGTCTGCGCCGACGAGGCTGGCTGGCCGTCGGCTCTCTGCGTCTGATTGCGCCGGTGCCGTTCTCGTTGGTGAACTACGCGTGTGGGGTGTCGGCGGTTCGGCCCGTCCCGTTCGCGCTGGCGACGGCCGTCGGGATGCTGCCTGGCACTCTCGGAATCGTCGTGATCGGCGGAGCGATCGGAGGCGAGACACATCCGGCGCTGCTGGTGTTGTCTGCGGTCTGTATTGCGATCGGTCTGAGTGGGCTGGTCGTGGATTGGCGTCTCTCGCGCGGTTCGCGATCCGAGCCTGCCCCCGCGGGCGGCCGACAGGTCGGGAACCTTGATTCTGACGAATCAAGCCTTGAAGCTTGA
- a CDS encoding SPFH domain-containing protein gives MEALIALAVIVAFVAVLMAKSISIVPQAEAAVIERLGRYTRTVSGQLTFLVPFVDRIRAKVDLRERVVSFPPQPVITKDNLTVSIDTVVYFQVTNPQSAVYEINNYIVGVEQLTTTTLRNVVGGMTLEETLTSRDSINGQLRVVLDEATGRWGLRVARVELKSIDPPPSIQESMEKQMKADREKRATILTAEGHRESAIKTAEGDKQSRILAAEGGKQASILTAEGERQSRILRAQGDRAAKYLEAQGQAKAIEKVFGAIKAGKPTPELLAYQYMQTLPQMAQGDANKVWMIPSDFGDALKGFAKTLGAPGEDGVFRYEPNESAGNEPKPEDDSDEVAEWFETKTDPAVAEAVKAAEAVARKPVDTSLASAPELSKGFDVGALAASPEAEPEQR, from the coding sequence GTGGAAGCACTCATCGCACTGGCTGTCATCGTCGCGTTCGTCGCGGTGTTGATGGCCAAGTCCATCTCGATCGTCCCGCAGGCCGAGGCCGCCGTGATCGAGCGGCTCGGCCGCTACACGCGCACCGTGTCCGGTCAGCTCACGTTTCTCGTGCCGTTCGTCGACCGTATTCGCGCCAAGGTCGACCTGCGTGAGCGAGTCGTGTCGTTTCCGCCGCAGCCGGTGATCACCAAGGACAACCTGACCGTGTCCATCGACACCGTCGTCTACTTCCAGGTGACCAACCCGCAGTCGGCCGTGTACGAGATCAACAACTACATCGTCGGTGTCGAGCAGTTGACCACCACCACTCTGCGCAACGTCGTCGGCGGAATGACGTTGGAAGAGACTCTCACCTCGCGTGATTCGATCAACGGTCAACTCCGCGTCGTGCTGGACGAGGCAACCGGTCGCTGGGGCCTGCGAGTGGCCCGAGTCGAGCTCAAGAGCATCGACCCGCCGCCCTCGATTCAGGAGTCGATGGAGAAGCAGATGAAGGCCGATCGCGAGAAGCGAGCGACCATCCTCACTGCCGAGGGTCATCGTGAATCGGCGATCAAGACGGCCGAGGGCGACAAGCAGAGCCGGATTCTTGCAGCCGAGGGTGGCAAGCAGGCGTCCATTCTCACCGCCGAGGGTGAGCGGCAGTCGCGCATCCTGCGTGCGCAGGGCGATCGCGCCGCGAAGTACCTCGAGGCTCAGGGTCAGGCCAAGGCGATCGAGAAGGTGTTCGGTGCCATCAAGGCAGGCAAGCCGACACCCGAGTTGCTGGCGTACCAGTACATGCAGACGTTGCCGCAGATGGCTCAGGGTGATGCGAACAAGGTGTGGATGATTCCGAGCGATTTCGGTGACGCTCTCAAGGGGTTCGCCAAGACACTCGGTGCGCCCGGCGAGGACGGTGTGTTCCGGTACGAGCCCAACGAGTCGGCCGGCAACGAGCCCAAGCCCGAGGACGACTCGGACGAGGTTGCTGAATGGTTCGAGACCAAGACCGATCCGGCGGTCGCCGAGGCGGTCAAGGCTGCAGAAGCAGTGGCGCGCAAGCCGGTCGACACGTCGCTGGCATCCGCACCCGAGCTGTCGAAGGGGTTCGACGTCGGCGCCCTGGCGGCGTCGCCGGAGGCGGAGCCGGAACAGCGTTGA
- a CDS encoding NfeD family protein, protein MAAIIWLIAAVVLAGAEALTGDFFLLMIAGGALGTAGVSALTDFPVWADAIVFGVLSLALVLGLRPILLRRFATPPDTPMGMAALTGKSAVVLEQVTAHEGQIKLGGEVWTARPLDETEVYAPGTTVTVMEIDGATAVVWKGP, encoded by the coding sequence GTGGCAGCGATCATTTGGCTCATAGCGGCAGTGGTGCTCGCCGGTGCCGAGGCACTGACGGGCGACTTCTTTCTTCTGATGATCGCCGGCGGCGCGCTCGGCACCGCAGGCGTCTCGGCTCTGACCGATTTCCCGGTGTGGGCCGATGCGATCGTCTTCGGTGTCCTGTCGTTGGCATTGGTGCTCGGGTTGCGGCCCATTCTTTTGCGGCGCTTCGCGACTCCGCCCGACACCCCGATGGGAATGGCCGCGCTCACCGGCAAGAGTGCGGTGGTTCTCGAACAGGTCACTGCCCACGAAGGCCAGATCAAGCTCGGTGGGGAGGTGTGGACCGCTCGTCCACTCGACGAGACCGAGGTCTATGCCCCGGGTACCACCGTGACCGTGATGGAAATAGACGGCGCTACCGCCGTCGTATGGAAGGGACCGTAG